Proteins encoded by one window of Microcebus murinus isolate Inina chromosome 2, M.murinus_Inina_mat1.0, whole genome shotgun sequence:
- the ZBTB8OS gene encoding protein archease isoform X2 — MKGGSRMSNRAIMALEEADVRDYNLTEEQKAIKAKYPPVNKKYEYLDHTADVQLHAWGDTLEEAFEQCAMAMFGYMTDTGTVEPLQTVEVETQGDDLQSLLFHFLDEWLYKFSADEFFIPREVKVLNIDQRNFKVRSIGWGEEFSLSKHPQGTEVKAITYSAMQVYNEEKPEVFVIIDI, encoded by the exons ATGAAGGGCGGAAGTAGAATGTCTAATCGTGCAATCATGGCGCTGGAAGAGGCAGATGTTAGAGACTACAATTTGACCGAGGAGCAGAAGGCGATCAAGGCCAAGTATCCGCCAGTCAATAAGAAGTACGAAT aTTTGGATCATACAGCGGATGTTCA GTTACATGCATGGGGAGATACTTTGGAGGAAGCATTTGAGCAATGTGCAATGGCCATGTTTGGTTACATGACAGATACTGGGACTGTGGAGCCCCTCCAAACAGTAGAAGTGGAAACTCAAG GAGATGACTTACAGTCTCTTCTGTTTCACTTTTTGGATGAATGGCTTTATAAGTTCAGTGCTGATGAATTCTTCATACCCCGG gaAGTGAAAGTACTTAATATCGAtcaaagaaatttcaaagtaCGGTCAATTGG GTGGGGAGAAGAATTTTCATTGTCCAAGCACCCTCAG GGAACAGAAGTCAAAGCAATAACATATTCAGCAATGCAGGTCTATAATGAAGAGAAGCCAGAAGTTTTTGTGATTATTGACATTTAa
- the ZBTB8OS gene encoding protein archease isoform X4 — translation MKGGSRMSNRAIMALEEADVRDYNLTEEQKAIKAKYPPVNKKYEYLDHTADVQLHAWGDTLEEAFEQCAMAMFGYMTDTGTVEPLQTVEVETQGDDLQSLLFHFLDEWLYKFSADEFFIPRVGRRIFIVQAPSGNRSQSNNIFSNAGL, via the exons ATGAAGGGCGGAAGTAGAATGTCTAATCGTGCAATCATGGCGCTGGAAGAGGCAGATGTTAGAGACTACAATTTGACCGAGGAGCAGAAGGCGATCAAGGCCAAGTATCCGCCAGTCAATAAGAAGTACGAAT aTTTGGATCATACAGCGGATGTTCA GTTACATGCATGGGGAGATACTTTGGAGGAAGCATTTGAGCAATGTGCAATGGCCATGTTTGGTTACATGACAGATACTGGGACTGTGGAGCCCCTCCAAACAGTAGAAGTGGAAACTCAAG GAGATGACTTACAGTCTCTTCTGTTTCACTTTTTGGATGAATGGCTTTATAAGTTCAGTGCTGATGAATTCTTCATACCCCGG GTGGGGAGAAGAATTTTCATTGTCCAAGCACCCTCAG GGAACAGAAGTCAAAGCAATAACATATTCAGCAATGCAGGTCTATAA
- the ZBTB8OS gene encoding protein archease isoform X3 — protein MKGGSRMSNRAIMALEEADVRDYNLTEEQKAIKAKYPPVNKKYEYLDHTADVQLHAWGDTLEEAFEQCAMAMFGYMTDTGTVEPLQTVEVETQGDDLQSLLFHFLDEWLYKFSADEFFIPREVKVLNIDQRNFKVRSIGEQKSKQ, from the exons ATGAAGGGCGGAAGTAGAATGTCTAATCGTGCAATCATGGCGCTGGAAGAGGCAGATGTTAGAGACTACAATTTGACCGAGGAGCAGAAGGCGATCAAGGCCAAGTATCCGCCAGTCAATAAGAAGTACGAAT aTTTGGATCATACAGCGGATGTTCA GTTACATGCATGGGGAGATACTTTGGAGGAAGCATTTGAGCAATGTGCAATGGCCATGTTTGGTTACATGACAGATACTGGGACTGTGGAGCCCCTCCAAACAGTAGAAGTGGAAACTCAAG GAGATGACTTACAGTCTCTTCTGTTTCACTTTTTGGATGAATGGCTTTATAAGTTCAGTGCTGATGAATTCTTCATACCCCGG gaAGTGAAAGTACTTAATATCGAtcaaagaaatttcaaagtaCGGTCAATTGG GGAACAGAAGTCAAAGCAATAA
- the RBBP4 gene encoding histone-binding protein RBBP4 codes for MADKEAAFDDAVEERVINEEYKIWKKNTPFLYDLVMTHALEWPSLTAQWLPDVTRPEGKDFSIHRLVLGTHTSDEQNHLVIASVQLPNDDAQFDASHYDSEKGEFGGFGSVSGKIEIEIKINHEGEVNRARYMPQNPCIIATKTPSSDVLVFDYTKHPSKPDPSGECNPDLRLRGHQKEGYGLSWNPNLSGHLLSASDDHTICLWDISAVPKEGKVVDAKTIFTGHTAVVEDVSWHLLHESLFGSVADDQKLMIWDTRSNNTSKPSHSVDAHTAEVNCLSFNPYSEFILATGSADKTVALWDLRNLKLKLHSFESHKDEIFQVQWSPHNETILASSGTDRRLNVWDLSKIGEEQSPEDAEDGPPELLFIHGGHTAKISDFSWNPNEPWVICSVSEDNIMQVWQMAENIYNDEDPEGSVDPEGQGS; via the exons ATGGCCGACAAGGAAG caGCCTTTGACGACGCAGTGGAAGAACGTGTAATCAACGAGGAgtacaaaatatggaaaaagaacACCCCTTTTCTTTATGATTTGGTGATGACCCATGCTCTGGAGTGGCCCAGCTTAACTGCACAGTGGCTTCCAGATGTAACCAG ACCAGAAGGGAAAGATTTCAGCATTCATCGACTGGTCCTGGGGACACACACATCAGATGAACAAAATCACCTTGTGATAGCCAGTGTGCAGCTCCCTAACGATGATGCTCAGTTTGATGCGTCTCACTACGACAGTGAGAAAGGAG AATTTGGAGGTTTTGGTTCTGTTAGTGgcaaaattgaaatagaaatcaAGATCAACCATGAAGGAGAAGTAAACAGGGCCCGTTATATGCCCCAGAACCCTTGCATCATTGCAACAAAGACTCCCTCCAGTGATGTCCTTGTTTTTGACTATACAAAACATCCTTCTAAACCAG ACCCTTCTGGAGAGTGCAACCCAGACTTACGTCTCCGTGGACATCAGAAGGAAGGCTATGGGCTTTCTTGGAACCCAAATCTCAGTGGGCACTTACTTAGTGCTTCAGATGACCAC acCATCTGCCTGTGGGACATCAGTGCTGttccaaaggaaggaaaagtggTGGATGCGAAGACCATCTTTACAGGGCATACAGCAGTAGTTGAAGATGTTTCCTGGCATCTGCTCCATGAGTCTCTGTTTGGGTCAGTTGCTGATGATCAGAAACTTATGAT ttGGGATACTCGTTCAAACAATACTTCCAAACCAAGCCACTCAGTTGATGCTCACACTGCTGAAGTGAACTGCCTCTCTTTCAATCCTTATAGTGAGTTCATTCTTGCCACAGGATCAGCTGATAAG ACTGTGGCCTTGTGGGATCTAAGAAATCTGAAGCTTAAGTTGCATTCCTTTGAATCACATAAGGATGAAATATTCCAG GTTCAGTGGTCACCTCACAATGAGACTATTTTGGCTTCTAGTGGTACTGATCGGAGACTGAATGTCTGGGATTTAAG TAAAATTGGAGAGGAACAATCCCCAGAAGATGCAGAAGATGGGCCACCAGAGTTGTTG TTTATTCATGGTGGTCACACTGCCAAGATATCTGATTTCTCCTGGAATCCCAACGAACCTTGGGTGATTTGTTCTGTATCAGAAGATAATATCATGCAAGTGTGGCAGATG GCAGAGAACATTTATAATGATGAAGACCCTGAAGGAAGCGTGGATCCAGAAGGACAAGGCTCCTAG